The nucleotide window CGGCACGATTTTACCTAACTTGTATGTATTTGCATGCTATCGAAGAAACATCAGCGCCGCAGCTGAAAACAAGTCATTCGAAAACATAGTGACGAGGACTTACCAATACAATATGGTATCTACTGTGGGAAGGCCGGCGCACATCCAGTTTGCACGCAACGGCACCCGAGGAGGACGGCATATGTCTTCACGACCACCCACTGGTCGTCTGACCATAGAAGATGCCCTGGCCCCAATTACATCCACCGCAGCAAAGACCCGAAAGAAGAGGCAAATTGCTACCTTCATATATGCAGGGCTTCTGGCAGCCTCCCTAGTGGCCGACATTTTGGCTCTTTTATTCTTGACCAGACCCCCTGTTCAGCAGGCGGGAGTGGCCACTCTTCATGTGAGTTGGTAACCACTACTGAGCATCTGCAGTGATACAATGTGCAGCAACTGAGTTGGAACATAACTAATCACGTTTCTCAGTTAAACGGGGAGGGCCTCCTGTCCAAGCGCGGCAAGAAGGCCCATACCATGGGCGAGACCTACGTCACAGCATCATCGGCCAGCATAGATGACAATATTGCTGAGACCACCACAGCAGCTAGTAATATGCCTCTCCTCACAGCAACCACGGCTCCTGATCGCCCTGGCATCTTGACAGGTGATACGAGTGAATCCAACTGGATTTCTATCGGTACCCAAGCACTGTGCTTTCAGGCTGGTCCAAGCCGTCGGGTGTGTCATCCGTTCCCGGCAAACCTTTCAACTATTCTGCCTCCTTCCATGCAACTCGTGCTGGGGGACTCTGTTTCACAGTTACAAAACTTTGAGCAGTCGGCTGCTGTTACGGCCAGGAGAGGTGCCCGGTCTGTAATGGCCATTGGTCTGGTACTGATATCTGTTGCCGTGACCCTGGTCCTAATTTTTTCACGGTGGTCGTGGGCTTGTGTGCACAGGCTGAAGTGGCTCATGATGGCAGTTGCCAGTCTGTGCGGCCTGGTATGCTTCACAGTATCCTCCGGTGTTCTAGGCACTCTGCAGTCTTctattgaggaggaggtacgTCGTGGCATTCCGGGTATTGCTCGGATGGAATGGGGATCCGCGAGCCGGTATAGCTTAGGGGCCATGTGTTGTGCTATTGTGGCTTTTGGCTGCAGCCTTGCATCCCAGGCTATATAAGCATTCATACTAGGTTGGGGAAAGTGTTCCAGGATATCCGGCCTGTTACACAGACCTTGATTTCTTCGTCTGAAGGGGTGAATGCATGCACTACTTGCTCTTGGTATATGTAGAACGTCATGTCGCGATGCAAACACATGGGGCCACTGCATGGAATATACCCAATCACCCCTTATCCAGTACCAAGGTAGCAATATCATCAGCTTATACAGGATCTATCAAGTGAAATGATGAATCATACTCTCAAGACATGTTCATAGGTGTTAATTATCTGCCCAAACGGCGAGTTGATGGAGCAGGTACTGGTAGGACTGAGTCAGTACTGTAAAATCACACCACTTACAGCAGTGGTAATAACAACGTTTGCATAATCATGCATAGAGTGGGGCCTGTCGGTACATAACATAATTAGACATACCTAGAGTAAGAATTAGGGCGTTCAAGAACATACATTTTATCATAACAAACCTTTTCACTAATTCTGTACAGTTCAGCAGGCTGAGTGGCACGGGAAACTAGGTCAAGCACCGAGCCGAGGGGAGCTTAGCCAGACATAGAGAATCAAGAATAAATTGATATCCGGTGAGACGCTATTCCAAATACCCAGGTGCCCGTACGGACAATTTAATATAGCGAGCAGTCCATAGTATCTGCCCGGGGCGAATTCTGTCTATGTGTACCCTTCACTGATTGTATATTCCCTCCATATTTCTATATCCTGACATTCTATACATTGTATCTGAGAACATCCTCTACGTACGAGAGACCCCGCTGAAAGCCGATTGCATTGGCGCTCCCCACCATTGTGGATAATGTCGTCTTCCAACAATCACGTCCATCAAAGTTGTGAAAGGAATTCACCAAACAAGCACTGGAACCCGAGTGGATTGCTAAACATGAGCGTCGACGGTAGACATTCCGGTCCATCTCAGTGTGATGTATCAACTTCCACGCAGCCGAGATCCATCCCCGACAAGGCCAAAAGGTCTACCCAACAGGAGCCGTCGACAGCCGAAATCCCGAATACAGCCCCGGACCTAGGGTACGCTGAACAGCATAGGCGTCACGATAGCCATTGGACACCTGCGGATGATTCAAGATTACTCGCTCTGCGTCGTCAAAACACACCCTGGGCCACTCTCGTGAAGAAAATGCACCCCAAGCGAGCGGCAGCTTGCCTTGTACGCTGTGCCTATCTCGAGAATCGTCAAGAAGAGTGGCTCCAGAATAGACTGAGGAATAGCTCTTGAGCTAAGCATAGAAACAGCAAGCATGGTCTAAGGAGACGAAAAGGGCGTGATACGGCAGGCTGGATGGGTACCGTACTCGTTGAGCCCGGTATGCGGCGCATTATTGGTCCAGAAGTACAGTTCCGGCATTTGTTGAGCCAGCTAAGCCTTGTATTCACCCAGGGACGAAGCAGGTACGGAGAAGTTACGGCAGGATCGCAGTGGAGTGATTTGTATCTTTCCAATTATACGGCCGGTCCAAGCTACTGCTGGGTTTCTAATGTAATGGGGGGGAaaagcgaaagaaaagaaaattagtcGGGTTTCAAGCCGTTGCAAAGACAGAATTTATTCTAAACTGAACGTTCATATGAATACAGTACTGAGAGAAGCTCGGCAGACTTCTCACCGGAGAGATAGCCAGGGTAGAGAAAGGTAGGCTCCACATTACTTTAAAACTCCGAGAACTTGTGCTGCAAAAAGATACTTTTTCCTTTACTGTAAGGCGCCCCTGGCTGGTACAGCGGGGTACAATCAGCGCCTATTGATTGTTGGGTTTGGATATCATAATTGTCTTCccaaagatatataagagcTACATGAAACACGGACGGCAATGGGCAAGTTCGGTTCAGAGTAAGCTCTGCCGCCCATTGACACTAGAAGCATGCTTATTATGCATTCCTAGTGAGTAGTAAAGCGGTGTCATGGGCATaacatttctttcttcctcgaggAATGGTGTTGAGGTACCACCCTTGCCCTTCCATTTCGGAGCTCATACCGGATGAAGATACTCTAGAGTTGTACCGACAACACGAGCTCGCTGGCCATGGCGAGACAGGTTTAAGTGGATTGAgtctgaaggagaagcaggttATTGAGCGGCTCCAGGCCCGGCAACAGGACCTGCCGTTACTGAACATGCTTCTTCAGGCGCTGCGGATTCCTGGGCTCCGTCCTGGGTTCATGGCGGGAAACATCAACCGATTGCTGCGTATGAAATGCCCACATGTAGGAAACCCGCAACATCCCAAATGTTGCAGATCAACCAGAAATGCAGACTGACATAGTGCAAGGAGCATGCGCATTACATCCAGCACATCCTGAATGTCTGGGCCTATATCATGGGCCCCCAACATGTCTCCGATTTGGATGCCGAATCTGTTCGGCTGTTGCAGGGCCGGTCGCCGGTATGGTCTACCACTGACCACGATTTTATCAGGCGCCTCCTGTCGATAGGCGTACTCTTTCCGGGAGTGACAGACCCAGAGAGACGTGCGCTCCTTGCCCGTCGGCTTCTTTCTGTAGCGACTATCATTCCGTCGCTACGCACGTTTATGGAGGATACGAAATATCTCCTGCCGTGTGCGCTGGCATTGCGAAGGCTCATCCCAGATGCTCCTGGGGATACAATCCAAACTTGCCTCTGGCACTATTACAGCGCACCCGAACCGCATACAAAAAATGGCCGAGCGACGTTCCTCCACGCATACCGACGGTTATGGCTATTCACCATGCGGTGCTTCCCCCATCTGGTCAGCATCATGCCTCTACGCGACCGTCGTGGAGCAGCAAGACGCGTCCATCGATCGCGGGAGAAATCTAAGCGCTGTTGGACGGCCCTGGCTCATCTTGCGTGGTCGCAGGGCTTTCGTACACCCAAAATTGCTGCGATACTCCAGCAGTGGGGGTTCCGACCAGTTCAATGTCAACGCCAGGGACACTTCCAAGAGCCCCACTTAACCCGAAATGGGACAGGCCCCTGGAAGCTGCGCCATCGGTGCGGCATGCCCTCTGAAATGGCTTTTTTGCAAAGTCAGCCGTTCCTGACGCTGCACAATATAGACACCCACCGGGATTGTGTTGCAGGAGAGGACCTAACTCCATATGCGGTCGCTCGGGACATCTTTCAGGCGTTCCTTGGCAACCTTCCAACCTTATCCGAACCGGTCGCAAATGCGTCCCTGCACACGTACAAGGCCCGAAACAAGGAGCATAGATTCCTTCCATCTCAGCATGTTGCCACCTTTCATAGCCCAGATCACAGTGTGCATCTCTTATCCCCCTCCATGTGTCACGAGCCAAGGAGGGTCCTCGCCACCAATGGCAGTCACCTGGAAACGGATAGGCGGAGGACTAGTGCCGAGCCGCTGCTGCACGATGTATGGCAGAATGGTAACACACCCGGGCAACGAATCGATTACAGCCCGTCTAGGTATGGTTCCCCAGCCGCCTCATCACATGGTGAGCCACCCAGGAGGCCGCTCTTTGATTCGGCGGAGCTGGTACGGATAGGCGACAGTAATCCCTTCAGTTCATCCAGCACACGAATAAattctccccacccccaacataCACCAGTACACAAATGTCCTCCAACCGCGGTGGCACCGGTTGCTGGCCCGTCGCACTCTCGGCTCGGGCTTCTAGGGTGGAAGACTCGGAAGAGGCCGCAAGACCTGTCATCGCCAGGATCATCAGGAGCAGAGGGTAAAGGCATTCTGTACGAGATGGGAACACCGGCAACTGTGTACTATTTGCCTTTGCCCCGCGCGCGTCGCCTTTTTAAGCAATACCTTGACAGCCATCCTCACTTCGTCTATGCAAGACTGACTTCTACAGGGCACCGCCTAGTTGATCCAGCAGCCGTTCCTGGCCATCTGAGACATGCTGTGGTGGTTGCCGGTCCCAAGCAATTAATGTCCCTATGTGATGAAGATAATGCGCTGATGGAAGACAAGGACGAGCACTGTGCACAAGATGCGCAAGCCTAAGAACATCATATCATGAACAGTGTCCGAACACGAAATTTAATTTATGCTGATTGCATGCGTTTTGAGCTGTACAGTGGTCCATGTACATGTAATCAGCAGATTTCGCGTCTAGCAGGTCTCACACCCACAAGCCTGGGTCGTTCCTTTGGATACGTACTCGGATTTGCAACGCAAtgtaatttttattctttatattcatCATTTTACCAAGAGAAAGCTGGTAACAGTATACGTACTATTGAGAGAACCACCTGGACATGGTCGACACTAGATACACTAATAGGTAGTACACTAGACCCCAATAAGGGCGATTTAGTCGTGCCTTGTCCGTTCTTCAGTGGAACAGGCTCGGCGGGGTTAGGAACAAGAGATGATTAGGTGTATTCAATGATACAGCCAGTGTTGAATTGGGCGCTAACGACCTGCCATTCTAGCTCACATTGCTTCTCGTATGACTATTGTCCATGCAGAGGTCTCTTGTGGCACCCCTTTCGGGATAGCCATCACTGCGCATTTCCGTCTGCTTGGGGCCGCAGAAGTTGCTATTACAGCCATCACCACAGAATGGACGATCGGTGGTCAGATGCAGAGGTCATTATATTGATTTACTTCATATCTCGCGGTTTCACTGATCTTGCTGTCTCACACATCCTTCACGTTCGTGGTTATCGGCGTCCACTTTCAGCGGTTTGGCAGATGCTGCAGGTGATCCTAGAGCAATGCCCCTATCTTCGGACTACGACTGGACGCTGGGATATTGACCAAGTCGATTGGTGGATTGATTCATTAAGCCTGGAGCACGAGGCGGTCAACTGGCTTATCTCGTGTACGGAAATTGATGCAGCTATTGCTGAGGAGGTATGCGAGACATAGACCATTCTGGTGCGCGGCTGACCGAATGAATGCTAGCATGAGTTACTGGAAACGATACTGGAAATCCTTGGCTACATCTGTTGGCGGTCCCCATCAACTACTACGTCGTCCGATCAAGGTTCAAAAGGCACTAACTGCTGCTCACACCTACGCTTCCAAGAGAAGGAGCATAACAGCATATAAGAAGCAATGTTTATGCACCTGGTCAGGTGTAAAAAGCCTATATGCCTTCGTTCCCGGGAATACTGTGGCCGTCGCCGGGACTGCTTTGATTTTGATGATATTTTTGCTATTACCGCCTCTGCCAGCTGATTTCTATGGTCACGTATGTACATTATGTACCGTTGGAATGTTATAAATGATT belongs to Aspergillus luchuensis IFO 4308 DNA, chromosome 3, nearly complete sequence and includes:
- a CDS encoding uncharacterized protein (COG:S;~EggNog:ENOG410Q0DS;~InterPro:IPR022198;~PFAM:PF12520), coding for MVLRYHPCPSISELIPDEDTLELYRQHELAGHGETGLSGLSLKEKQVIERLQARQQDLPLLNMLLQALRIPGLRPGFMAGNINRLLRMKCPHEHAHYIQHILNVWAYIMGPQHVSDLDAESVRLLQGRSPVWSTTDHDFIRRLLSIGVLFPGVTDPERRALLARRLLSVATIIPSLRTFMEDTKYLLPCALALRRLIPDAPGDTIQTCLWHYYSAPEPHTKNGRATFLHAYRRLWLFTMRCFPHLVSIMPLRDRRGAARRVHRSREKSKRCWTALAHLAWSQGFRTPKIAAILQQWGFRPVQCQRQGHFQEPHLTRNGTGPWKLRHRCGMPSEMAFLQSQPFLTLHNIDTHRDCVAGEDLTPYAVARDIFQAFLGNLPTLSEPVANASLHTYKARNKEHRFLPSQHVATFHSPDHSVHLLSPSMCHEPRRVLATNGSHLETDRRRTSAEPLLHDVWQNGNTPGQRIDYSPSRYGSPAASSHGEPPRRPLFDSAELVRIGDSNPFSSSSTRINSPHPQHTPVHKCPPTAVAPVAGPSHSRLGLLGWKTRKRPQDLSSPGSSGAEGKGILYEMGTPATVYYLPLPRARRLFKQYLDSHPHFVYARLTSTGHRLVDPAAVPGHLRHAVVVAGPKQLMSLCDEDNALMEDKDEHCAQDAQA
- a CDS encoding uncharacterized protein (TransMembrane:4 (i58-78o222-241i253-274o303-321i)) is translated as MVSTVGRPAHIQFARNGTRGGRHMSSRPPTGRLTIEDALAPITSTAAKTRKKRQIATFIYAGLLAASLVADILALLFLTRPPVQQAGVATLHLNGEGLLSKRGKKAHTMGETYVTASSASIDDNIAETTTAASNMPLLTATTAPDRPGILTGDTSESNWISIGTQALCFQAGPSRRVCHPFPANLSTILPPSMQLVLGDSVSQLQNFEQSAAVTARRGARSVMAIGLVLISVAVTLVLIFSRWSWACVHRLKWLMMAVASLCGLVCFTVSSGVLGTLQSSIEEEVRRGIPGIARMEWGSASRYSLGAMCCAIVAFGCSLASQAI